From the Lolium rigidum isolate FL_2022 chromosome 2, APGP_CSIRO_Lrig_0.1, whole genome shotgun sequence genome, one window contains:
- the LOC124685887 gene encoding uncharacterized protein LOC124685887 → MQMTEAPFLPRERLFKQQQYFQNLSKHTHLKGRYDAITSVGIPLALAASSLIMIGRGVYNMSHGIGKKQ, encoded by the exons ATGCAGATGACAGAAGCGCCATTTTTGCCACGCGAGAGGCTTTTTAAGCAGCAACAGTATTTCCAGAATCTGAGTAAGCACACTCACCTGAAAGGGCGTTATGACGCGATCACCTCCGTCGGCATCCCACTTGCGCTTGCTGCCTCCAGCTTGATCATGATT GGTCGTGGTGTCTACAACATGTCTCATGGAATTGGGAAAAAGCAGTGA